One window of Acropora palmata chromosome 1, jaAcrPala1.3, whole genome shotgun sequence genomic DNA carries:
- the LOC141894185 gene encoding beta-4C adrenergic receptor-like, which yields MEANDSARLFNGCINIPLGLTAIIGNALVLGAIWKTPSLHCATNVLIFSLALSDLGVGLICQPSLIFRELSLATIGENTVSEKILHICSASLCGVSLLTVTLIGVDRYLAVNLHLRYKAFITPKKTTGICVSIWVASLCTMTICFQALRQPFPTFQILASPIMISCLFTNIYVYQKLYRVCRFHHAKIQDQTAFQQDSSLYQRAINEARFRKSVKTMFVIVLTFTLCYFPFICLNVICQTISAGYFFTITFVYLNSSVNPALLCFQLTEYRLAVKRILKQAFGCRQVNCQ from the coding sequence ATGGAGGCAAACGACAGTGCAAGGCTTTTTAACGGTTGTATAAATATTCCACTTGGTTTAACAGCGATTATCGGCAACGCTTTGGTCTTGGGGGCCATTTGGAAGACACCCTCTCTGCATTGTGCCACTAATGTGCTTATTTTTAGCCTTGCCTTGTCTGATCTTGGAGTCGGACTAATCTGCCAGCCGTCTTTAATATTTCGAGAGCTATCTCTTGCCACCATTGGAGAAAACACAGTGTCAGAGAAAATACTTCACATTTGTTCTGCGTCCTTGTGCGGTGTTTCACTTCTCACTGTTACGCTAATCGGAGTGGACCGTTATCTCGCCGTCAATTTACATTTGAGATACAAGGCATTTATTACACCGAAAAAGACAACTGGTATTTGCGTTTCAATCTGGGTAGCCTCACTTTGCACAATGACGATCTGTTTTCAAGCCCTTCGGCAACCTTTTCCTACTTTCCAGATTTTGGCGTCCCCAATCATGATTTCCTGTTTGTTCACAAACATTTATGTTTATCAGAAACTCTACCGAGTATGTCGATTTCACCACGCCAAGATTCAGGATCAAACGGCTTTTCAGCAAGATTCCAGCCTGTATCAACGAGCTATCAACGAAGCTCGATTCAGAAAATCCGTCAAAACGATGTTCGTTATTGTACTCACGTTTACTTTGTGTTATTTTCCGTTTATTTGCCTGAATGTGATCTGTCAGACGATATCTGCTGGTTACTTTTTCACTATTACTTTTGTGTATCTTAATTCTTCTGTGAACCCAGCTTTGCTGTGTTTTCAGCTCACTGAATATCGCTTGGCTGTTAAGCGAATCTTGAAACAAGCATTTGGTTGCCGACAGGTGAATTGCCAATGA
- the LOC141875164 gene encoding uncharacterized protein LOC141875164 isoform X2, with product MIRNLLFSSSRRIVNVMSVKAQSQKPVRVATFNILAPCYYWIRYRIVKLKRPGFKTDGLAILINRSINILAICPIYFNDMNRRVALLVHLLLPGDEEVILMTTHLTYRSNYIDQYLRMSQIKKVRHEIDSYQKKNKLEHVPVLLAGDFNGCPEDAVYHYVVESGFRSSFKTVHSREPGVTHRLYSGEEILVDYIFYRNSTSSSVVPRQSMVLPEEYSDEEWPKDFTLSDHRMVMTEFELQTQESNGQTGKL from the exons AATTGTTAACGTTATGAGCGTCAAAGCACAGAGCCAAAAGCCTGTTCGTGTTGCAACGTTTAACATCTTAGCTCCTTGCTATTATTGGATCAG gtACCGAATAGTCAAGCTTAAGAGACCAGGATTCAAGACAGATGGCTTAGCCATCTTGATCAACCGTTCAATCAA CATCCTGGCTATTTGTCCCATTTACTTTAATGACATGAATCGTAGAGTGGCATTGCTGGTCCACCTTCTTTTACCTGGGGATGAAGAG GTGATTCTCATGACAACTCATTTAACTTATCGCTCAAATTACATTGATCAGTATCTTCGAATG TCCCAAATAAAGAAAGTAAGACATGAGATTGACTCTTACCAGAAAAA AAATAAATTAGAGCATGTTCCTGTGCTACTAGCGGGAGATTTTAATGGCTGCCCCGAGGATGCTGTTTACCATTACGTTGTAGAAAGCGGTTTCAGGTCCTCGTTCAAAACTGTTCATAGCAGAGAACCCGGGGTGACTCATAGGTTGTACAGTGGCGAAGAGATACTTGTAGACTATATATTTTACAG AAATTCGACTTCTAGTTCCGTTGTTCCAAGACAGTCCATGGTCTTACCCGAAGAATACAGTGACGAA GAATGGCCGAAAGATTTTACTTTATCAGATCACAGAATGGTAATGACAGAATTTGAGCTGCAAACACAAGAAAGCAATGGACAGACGGGAAAGCTGTGA
- the LOC141894216 gene encoding adenosine receptor A2b-like produces the protein MEGEDIARRFNGYLNIPFALTATIGNALVLGAIWRTPSLHRASNVLIFCLGMTDFGVGLIGQPLWIIRELYPTENDFLRRMFLTVNLAFLGLSMLTVTLIGIDRYLAVKLHLRYQGLITLQRTICVVVIMWVATFCFAITVQVFGPTTEAWDSLRFTVFPAMVVCYFINIFVYRKLYQICRFHHAKIQDQAVLQQDSSMYQRAVNEARFRKSVKTMFFIVLAFILCYFPVLCFSAASLVLSYQEMMKSPLISTMFNFATTVLYANSSVNPALLIFQLTELRFAIKRILKEAFARQHETGELSNDEQSNIQFSKKHARATTNNSTRRNNDKCTSYFKEL, from the coding sequence atggAGGGAGAAGATATCGCAAGACGTTTTAACGGTTATCTAAACATCCCATTTGCGTTAACAGCAACTATTGGCAACGCTTTGGTCTTGGGGGCCATTTGGAGGACACCGTCTCTACATCGTGCTAGCAACGTGCTTATCTTCTGTCTCGGGATGACCGACTTTGGAGTGGGGCTAATAGGCCAGCCATTATGGATCATACGGGAGCTATACCCTACCGAAAACGATTTCCTTCGAAGAATGTTTCTTACAGTGAACCTAGCATTTCTCGGTTTGTCAATGCTCACTGTTACGCTGATCGGAATCGACCGCTATCTCGCCGTCAAGCTACACTTAAGATACCAAGGATTAATTACACTTCAAAGAACTATTTGTGTTGTCGTCATCATGTGGGTTGCTACATTTTGCTTCGCAATCACGGTGCAAGTGTTCGGACCTACTACAGAAGCCTGGGATTCCCTCCGTTTTACAGTTTTCCCGGCCATGGTGGTTTGTTATTTcataaacatttttgtttaccgAAAACTATATCAGATTTGTCGATTTCACCACGCTAAGATTCAAGATCAAGCGGTTTTGCAGCAAGACTCCAGCATGTATCAACGAGCTGTAAACGAAGCTCGATTCAGAAAATCCGTCAAAACGATGTTCTTTATTGTGCTTGCATTCATTTTGTGTTATTTTCCGGTCCTTTGCTTCTCTGCGGCGTCACTCGTTCTGAGCTACCAGGAAATGATGAAATCACCACTAATATCAACCATGTTTAATTTTGCCACAACAGTCCTTTATGCTAATTCATCTGTAAACCCAGCTTTATTGATATTTCAACTTACTGAACTTCGCTTCGCCATCAAGCGAATCTTGAAAGAAGCCTTTGCTCGCCAGCACGAAACTGGGGAATTGTCAAATGATGAGCAAAGTAATATACAattctcaaaaaaacatgcacgTGCCACTACGAACAATTCAACTAGAAGAAACAACGATAAATGCACTTCTTACTTCAAAGAACTTTGA
- the LOC141894224 gene encoding adenosine receptor A2b-like, whose amino-acid sequence MQGTGINIARLFNGYLNVPFALTATIGNSLVLGAIWKTPSLHCASNVLMFNLALSDLGVGLIGQPLAVLEQVGLLKESQIFQIIAGGFAAVSLFTVTFIGVDRFLAVKLHMRYNEIVTIKRSVFAVVVIWVGSICAMFGIFLSRFSGVFEIAVCLTTLPCLFINIFVYQKLYQVCRFHHVKIQDQMTFQQDSSLYQRAINEARFRKSLKTLFFIVLAFTLCYFPFICVNVAMVTGKFNCLLKTIFNFSFTLTFVNSSVNQALLIFQLTELRLAIKRILKQSCGRQQETGALQTEITQVN is encoded by the coding sequence ATGCAGGGAACAGGTATAAATATCGCAAGACTCTTCAATGGTTATCTTAATGTTCCCTTTGCATTAACAGCGACTATCGGCAACTCTTTGGTCTTGGGGGCCATTTGGAAGACACCCTCTCTGCATTGTGCCTCTAATGTGCTCATGTTTAACCTTGCCTTGTCTGACCTTGGAGTCGGACTCATTGGTCAGCCATTGGCAGTTTTAGAGCAAGTTGGCCTGCtcaaagaaagccaaatattCCAGATAATTGCAGGAGGTTTTGCGGCGGTGTCGCTTTTCACTGTTACATTTATTGGAGTGGATCGATTCCTTGCCGTGAAGTTACACATGAGGTACAATGAAATTGTTACCATTAAAAGAAGTGTTTTTGCCGTCGTTGTCATCTGGGTTGGTTCTATTTGTGCaatgtttggcatttttcttaGTCGATTTAGCGGTGTTTTTGAGATTGCTGTGTGTTTAACCACCCTCCCGTGTTTGTTcataaacatttttgtttaccaGAAACTGTACCAAGTATGTCGATTCCACCACGTCAAGATTCAAGATCAAATGACTTTTCAACAAGACTCCAGCCTGTACCAACGAGCTATCAACGAAGCTCGATTCAGAAAATCCTTGAAAACGTTGTTCTTTATTGTTCTTGCGTTTACTTTGTGTTATTTTCCGTTTATTTGCGTAAATGTGGCCATGGTGACGGGCAAGTTCAATTGCTTATTGAAAACTATATTCAATTTCTCTTTCACTCTTACTTTTGTTAATTCATCTGTAAACCAAGCTTTATTGATCTTTCAACTGACTGAACTCCGCTTAGCAATCAAGCGAATCTTGAAACAATCCTGTGGTCGCCAGCAAGAAACAGGGGCATTGCAAACTGAAATCACCCAAGTAAATTGA
- the LOC141875164 gene encoding uncharacterized protein LOC141875164 isoform X1, producing MIRNLLFSSSRRIVNVMSVKAQSQKPVRVATFNILAPCYYWISGWWGRSESSKPDLYLPRLRSVIELITSQKPSLDIVCLQEFWFHEDVIDLFDSQLDEKYRIVKLKRPGFKTDGLAILINRSINILAICPIYFNDMNRRVALLVHLLLPGDEEVILMTTHLTYRSNYIDQYLRMSQIKKVRHEIDSYQKKNKLEHVPVLLAGDFNGCPEDAVYHYVVESGFRSSFKTVHSREPGVTHRLYSGEEILVDYIFYRNSTSSSVVPRQSMVLPEEYSDEEWPKDFTLSDHRMVMTEFELQTQESNGQTGKL from the exons AATTGTTAACGTTATGAGCGTCAAAGCACAGAGCCAAAAGCCTGTTCGTGTTGCAACGTTTAACATCTTAGCTCCTTGCTATTATTGGATCAG TGGATGGTGGGGCAGGAGCGAAAGCTCTAAGCCTGATCTTTACTTGCCAAGACTGCGTTCTGTTATTGAGCTTATAACCAGCCAGAAACCAAGTTTAGACATTGTTTGTCTGCAGGAGTTTTGGTTCCATGAGGATGTTATCGATCTCTTTGACTCTCAGCTTGATGAAAA gtACCGAATAGTCAAGCTTAAGAGACCAGGATTCAAGACAGATGGCTTAGCCATCTTGATCAACCGTTCAATCAA CATCCTGGCTATTTGTCCCATTTACTTTAATGACATGAATCGTAGAGTGGCATTGCTGGTCCACCTTCTTTTACCTGGGGATGAAGAG GTGATTCTCATGACAACTCATTTAACTTATCGCTCAAATTACATTGATCAGTATCTTCGAATG TCCCAAATAAAGAAAGTAAGACATGAGATTGACTCTTACCAGAAAAA AAATAAATTAGAGCATGTTCCTGTGCTACTAGCGGGAGATTTTAATGGCTGCCCCGAGGATGCTGTTTACCATTACGTTGTAGAAAGCGGTTTCAGGTCCTCGTTCAAAACTGTTCATAGCAGAGAACCCGGGGTGACTCATAGGTTGTACAGTGGCGAAGAGATACTTGTAGACTATATATTTTACAG AAATTCGACTTCTAGTTCCGTTGTTCCAAGACAGTCCATGGTCTTACCCGAAGAATACAGTGACGAA GAATGGCCGAAAGATTTTACTTTATCAGATCACAGAATGGTAATGACAGAATTTGAGCTGCAAACACAAGAAAGCAATGGACAGACGGGAAAGCTGTGA
- the LOC141894206 gene encoding adenosine receptor A2b-like codes for MQGTGINIARLFNGYLNVPFALTATIGNSLVLGAIWKTPSLHCASNVLMFNLALSDLGVGLIGQPLAVLEQVGLLKESQIFQIIAGGFAAVSLFTVTFIGVDRFLAVKLHMRYNEIVTIKRSVFAVVVIWVGSICAMIGIFLSRFSGVFEIAVCLTTLPCLFINIFVYQKLYQVCRFHQVKIQDQMTFQQDSSLYQRAINEARFRKSLKTLFFIVLAFTLCYFPFICVNVAMVTGKFNCLLKTIFNFSFTLTFVNSSVNPALLIFQLTELRLAIKRILKQSCGRQQETGALQTEITQVN; via the coding sequence ATGCAGGGAACAGGTATAAATATCGCAAGACTCTTCAATGGTTATCTTAATGTTCCCTTTGCATTAACAGCGACTATCGGCAACTCTTTGGTCTTGGGGGCCATTTGGAAGACACCCTCTCTGCATTGTGCCTCTAATGTGCTCATGTTTAACCTTGCCTTGTCTGACCTTGGAGTCGGACTCATTGGTCAGCCATTGGCAGTTTTAGAGCAAGTTGGCCTGCtcaaagaaagccaaatattCCAGATAATTGCAGGAGGTTTTGCGGCGGTGTCGCTTTTCACTGTTACATTTATTGGAGTGGATCGATTCCTTGCCGTGAAGTTACACATGAGGTACAATGAAATTGTTACCATTAAAAGAAGTGTTTTTGCCGTCGTTGTCATCTGGGTTGGTTCTATTTGTGCAATGATTGGCATTTTTCTTAGTCGATTTAGCGGTGTTTTTGAGATTGCTGTGTGTTTAACCACCCTCCCGTGTTTGTTcataaacatttttgtttaccaGAAACTGTACCAAGTATGTCGATTCCACCAAGTCAAGATTCAAGATCAAATGACTTTTCAACAAGACTCCAGCCTGTACCAACGAGCTATCAACGAAGCTCGATTCAGAAAATCCTTGAAAACGTTGTTCTTTATTGTTCTTGCGTTTACTTTGTGTTATTTTCCGTTTATTTGCGTAAATGTGGCCATGGTGACGGGCAAGTTCAATTGCTTATTGAAAACTATATTCAATTTCTCTTTCACTCTTACTTTTGTTAATTCATCTGTAAACCCAGCTTTATTGATCTTTCAACTGACTGAACTCCGCTTAGCAATCAAGCGAATCTTGAAACAATCCTGTGGTCGCCAGCAAGAAACAGGGGCATTGCAAACTGAAATCACCCAAGTAAATTGA